From the Gossypium hirsutum isolate 1008001.06 chromosome A02, Gossypium_hirsutum_v2.1, whole genome shotgun sequence genome, the window atttgcaaaatttctcattttgcccttgtttctccttgtcttttttgctgattttcttgcccaaccgtccagcccatacaatttgggtccaattgccttttaaatctctcctttttaatcacttaaactatttaatcacaatttaataaattttgcactattttcaatttagttctttttaattaattgactaaccaaacgttaaaattttctaacaaaactttaatactaacttaataacactccataaatatttataaaaatatttatggctcgatttataaacccgaggtctcgatacctcatttttaaccaaatttacctgattaattcttttaaaatcgcaaaattcactaattaaaaataattcttttaagttcgcgcttgacctataattattatttgttaaaatttctaaacttactcgtcggatttagtgatctcgaatcactgtttccgacaccactgaaaaatttggctgttacaagAGTTGACTATAATATGTAAAATAACAAGTTAACATGACattacatatatgataatatgCTTGTCGTATAAGATCTTAAAAATAGCATAGTTAATTTAATAACTACCATTTGTTcggaattaaaattttaaaaatatcaaattaaagtaaaacatAACTTAACCTTTCCTTTTTGCTTGGAAGATTTAGGAGTCCTGTTTCCTTTTAGCATAATTGAATCTATAGCAAAATGGGTAAACAATATTGAAAGCTGCAGAAGGTTTTTGTTGATTGCAGTGAGTTCAGTATTTTATTACAGAGTAAGGCAAACTATGTTCCCTGAACTCAAGATCAAGTGCCAGTATAAGTATCATACACCATAATTAGAGCTACTGAGCTAACAAAGCTTACAATCTTTATTGAGTAGCCTAAGCTGTTTTGCAACATCAGTTATCATCGGTCGATTCTCGGGATTTTCTTGTGTACAACAAAGTGCAATCTTCGCCAAACTTACCAACTCATTACCATTGATTCTTTCACTCAAAATACTTTGATCCACAATTTCGGTTAACCGATTGCTTTCGACATAATTCGACACAAATGCTCTAAAGGGTGCTTCCTCCACATTGTGATCCCCAGATTTTCTTCTAGTTAAAAGCTCAAGTAACAGTATGCCAAAACTATAAACATCagccttttcatttattttgcattcCAAAACCTCAGGTGCTATATACCCAACTACCCCGGAGATGGTATCTTCTACGACATGCGATTTTCCTTTCGGAATTGCCACGGAGAGCGAGAAATCAGAAAGCTTAGCAACATAATTCGTATCTATTACTATCGATATCAACGAAAGCCCACGATTAATAGCAGGCCTGGACAAGGCAGTATGGAGATATGCAACTGCATTAGCAATATCCGTTGCAATCTTTATTCTAGACTTCCATGTTAATGGCTCAAGTTGCCCATCACTAACATCAAGCATTAATCTTTGGAGATTCTTTTCACCACCATATTCATAAACAAGCACTGGATTTTGAGTCTCTAAGCAGCATCCAATTAGTTTTAGAACATTCTTGTGCACACTCATTTGTGAGCTAATTACTATATCTGTGATAGCTGTTTCAAGGCATTTGTTATAGCTTCCGTACCGTTTCACAGATATCTCCCGACCACGCAGAAAGCCTTTGTATAACACGAAATGAACGTACCTCGAAATTTCCTGACCGACATCGTAACCTTTCGCTGCTTCGCTCAGCTCCTCGGCGGAGAAAGTACAAATAGGATTACATTTACCATCAGATGAGGCAATAAGCTTTTCTAATAACACACTCCCATTCTTCAACAATGGTCCCTCATCCTTGCTTTGCCTTTTTATTCTGAAACATGATCCCATCTCCCCTTCCTTCAACATACAATAAATACCTGCAAAGATGCTAAATTAGAGACTAATACATTGGGAAAATAGCAAAAAAAGAcaattttcttctaattgattGCATTTAACAATACTTTAATTTTATACAGATTAAAAAGAGAGGAAAATAGCAGAAGAGGCAAGCACCTAAAATGGCAGAAAAAAGGGGGAGAAAGTGAAACCCGCAGGAAGATGATAAAAGTCAAACCAGGCATTAGAGTCAATCTCAGGAAGCTTACATTAAGACCAATAAAAAGGCAAGCAGCTTTCTCTGACTCTCTTTTCAAGAATTGATAAGGGACCATTGACATAATAAATCCATTGGATCAGCACTTAGCCCATTGCTCACAAATTTGGGTCCAAATTCACTGTTTCAATTTCATCTCAGTGTTACTTCAATCTCAGAACTAGGTTTTGGCAGGCCTATAATTGATGGTGAGATCCATGGCCCAGTGTAATAATAAACACAAGTAGTAGCTTTGCATATTTAGGAAAATTACAGAacaagagaataaaaaaaatatttgtggaGATATATACAGAACTAGACCAAAATAAATACGAATAAAGTCTACTTTTAATGAGACTTACCCAAAATAAATTTGATAGAGAACCTATATGATATTTTTACTCATGATGAGACTTAAACCTCGTAACAAAACGACTTCAATCTTACTTAACTAGCAATAAAGAAATACTAAATATGTtgtagaataaaaagaaaattaaaagtttaaagaagtagaaaactagaaagaaaatatacatTGATATACTCGGAAGGAAAGATTAAAAAGtttgaaagaaaaaatttatttattttccttcattGCTTAGAAGAGTTTAAAGACGAaaggatgaaaatgaaaatgttgaaaatacattcttttattttctcaatCTAAAATGATTTGTTTTTAAGCATAGATAAAAACttatttgcttttcttttcaACTAAATACacttaaaacttatttttattcatatttcaatgtattaaaatataataaattatgtttCATCTCCTTTTAACTTTACATTCTTTTATAAAAGTTGgtagaataaatttaataaaattttagtttaaatctcactaattttattaacttaacatGTCTATcacctttttaatcaattaaatagctacatttatatattaatattttcattatattcatAACATTAAAAAACTCATTACAATATTAAatacaaattttacattttactttttttaatgtaACATTGTGTTTTTttgtaatataaaataatttttatctttttttaatcatcttacttaaactatccacatttcaataataaaactttaatttatagaaaaaaaaattacttatataatttttataacatttaaaaattgaATTCTTTTAttctatatgaaaattttaaatattgttcaCAATATTTAtatcataaataatatttaaattaaattatttaattttaaattaagttaagCTCGAATAGTAAAATAtttctttaataatattaaattatgataaatggttgaaatttCTTTCCATTAAAAGTGCTATATTACATAACAGAAGGAGCAAAACATTATTTTAAACGAACCCCATGAGATGGCCTGATGGTTAAGGGTGTTCACCGTTCCAGGTTGGTTGTTTGAGCTTTGCGCTATTAttgtaattcaaaaaaaaaacattatttcaaaccAAAGTTAATGATAACTTCGTTGTTTTAGGAAACTATTGTAAATTATGTGTGGGTTTTTTTAATTAGATATGATTTTGTTTATTGAGGTTGTTAGAGATTGTGCAACTCGAATCCAAtcacttgttaaagaaataagTATAGTGGCAAAATAAGGGGATCTATGAGGGCGAAATGCCAAGGATCGTACATTAAGCACAAAATTGGACTGGGGTTGTGACCAAGGGTGCGAGGGCGGAGCTCCTGCAATACGGACCATAAAGCACAAGTtgaatccatatagaactattcttctatttgactttgattagaacaaGGTTTTTCAACCCTCAAATAGATGTAATCGAACCCTTCTTGTATCAttcgtttttcaacattagtgaatttcttctcctttgcccgtgattttttctcgaaagggttttcacgtaaaatctgtgtgttcttatttttcttttcttattgctttATGATCATTCTACCACCATTATTGACGTACAGAGGTACTCTAAGACACCAACTCACTCTCATtccattaaattatttaagatttcgataaattaaaaaataaaatttcaacagAAGGCATTATCTAACGTATATAATGTTCCTCCCAAGActtcgtatatatatatatataacagaaCTAAGGCTTATCAACAACTTTTGTTGAGTttgtaaaatatgttttttttaattacatataatataatattaaaatagattGGTATATTAATATCACAAATTGATTGGACATCAATAATAAACAAATTTACTTAAAAACCCTTTGACATTAACAGTCATACTAAatttaaagatattaaattacaaaaattaacaGTCATACTAAatttaaagatattaaattaCACTTTTATATTTCCTCTGTCGTAATGGCAGTTCTTTTCTAATTCGGTTTGCTAAGGTTGCAAGTGCAATTAGGACTCTTGTTTCTGGTTAATTAGGGATTGGATATTGGGTGTTTGACGCGTACAACTCTGATTAATTGAGTATAGGAGCGTTTAGTTTGTTTTTTACCGAATCATTGTGATGGAGGACAGTTTAGCGAATTTGAGAATTCATGATGTAGAGGAGGAAATCTTGGCGATGGATGAGGATATGGAGAAGGAGGTGGAACAAGAATTTTATTTGGTAGAGTGTTTCATGACAACGAGAATGGTAAACTTCCAAGCCATGAAGAATACGTTGGCTAATGTTTGGCACCCAATTGGTGGCGTAGTTATCTCTGATCTAGGGAAGAagagatttttatttaaattctttcaTGATGTGAACATTGACAGAGTGATAAAGGGGGCACAATGGACCTTTAATAACCATCTGCTGGTTTTTCACAGGCTATTAGAGGATGAGGACCTGATGGAGGTGCCATTgacttattcttttttttttctgggtGCAAATTCATGATTTGTTACCAAGAATGATGTCGAAGATGGTTGCTAAGCAATTTGGTGACTTTATTGGGTCTTTTATTGAATATGATGCAAGGTAGATAGGGAAGGGATACTAGAGTTATATGAGAATACGAGTATTGGTGGATGTGAGGGTTCTATTGAAGAGGATGAAGAAATTAGTGACATCGAATGGAAAACAATTTTATGCGAGATTCCAATATGAAAAGttgactttgttttatttcttatgTGGTTGATTGGGCCATGGGGATGGTTTTTGTCTACTATGATTTAAAAGCAAATGTGCAGGATTTAGAATTAGGTTAAGATAAGGGTGCAAGAAAAAAGATCGAATTTTCTCATAAGCGTATGACTTAAGGAGGACATAGGTAGTAGGTTGAAAGGAAACAAGTTTGGAAAGATAGAGCAAAACGATGGAAGAATGGAAGGTGAGCAGatgaattcaaaacttgagggaGGAAGACATGTGAATCCAATTCTAGGTTTTAATTTAAAAGGATGAACAAAAGGGGTGTTGAGGGGAGATGATCAGTATATAAGAGATCCAAAGGAAATATTGAGAACACAATAGGAAAAAGATAGTCTATTAGCGGAGGTGGAAGGTAAGAAGGGACAAAGAGTGGGACATCCAAATTTGAAAGATGAAATAGATACAATTGAATGCTTGAGGGGTCAAGGGTCAGTCAATCAAACAAAAAGATCGGCAATCGCTAAGAGGTCTACTGACTGGCAgcaataaaaatattatgttgaAATGTCCAAGAATTAGGGAGTCCTCGAGCTTGTAGGAGGTTTCAGCATGTGCTGAAAGCCAATTGTCCCCACATGGTCTTCTTGATAGAGACCAAACAAGATAGCTGAAGAATGAAACGTGTTAGGCAAAGATATGATTACTACAATGGGATTGAAGTATCAACAAAAGGTACAAGAGGAGGATTGAATTTAGGATGGGTGGAAGGAAGTAAAGTTAGTTTAAAtagtttttttgaaaaatcacattGATGAGGAGGTGGAAGATGATTCTGTTGGTAGGCAATGGAGTTTTACAGGATTTTATGGGTCTCTTGACTTTAGATTCAAGTAAACGACTTGAAATTTGTTAAAGTCATTAGGGCAGAATTCGAGGCACCCATAAATAGTGGGTggtgattttaatgaatttttatacTCTTTTGAGAAAAAAAGAGGTGTGACAAGAGATagggaaaaatgaaagaaatcaaGAAAACGTTGGATCAATGTCAATTGGAGGATATAAGGTATATTGGTCCTTGGTATATTTAGGAAAGGGGTAATTTTGAGAACAATAATATAATGAGAGGCTTGATCGCTTTGTGACTAATATGGAATGGTAAGAGTTATTTCCTAAGTACAGGGTCAAGCATTTGGGACATTCTTTTTCGGATCATTGACCTTCGTTATTGAAAATGAAGCTTGATAATTAGAGACCCTAAATACAATATTACTGATTTGAATAGTGGTAGTTACTTGAGGAATCGTGTGAAAAAGAGATAGAAGAGTTATATGAGGGTAGTAATTTAAGTGTTTCGAAGCGTCTTCAGATGGTGGGGAAGGGCTTAATGAAATGGGTGAGTAAATTGAGAGTGATGAAAGTTGGAAAGATAAAGGACCTAGAGGAAAGAATGGAGGAGCTCAAGAAAGAGGAACGAATGGACACTATTCTTGGTGAtcttattgaaataaaattagaacTCAACATGGAAATTGACAAAATGGAATTATATTGGGAACAAAGGGCAAAGGCTATTTGGAAAATAGGAACCgaaatataactttttttcaTAGGTTTGCCTCACAGAGATAAAGAACAAATAATATAAAGGAACTTGAAAGGAAGGATAGCACATTTGTAACTAATACAAGGGAGATGGTCGAAGTAGCGAAGGAGTATTTCCCAGATCTATTCATATTAGATGGAAGGGGAGAAGTGATGCGAGGTCTTGAGGAGTTGAGAAGAGCATAGCGGGAGAAATGAATAAGATGTTAATGAAAGAATATACAATTGAGGAAATTATATCAGCATTAAAAGAGATGGCCCCACTGAAGGCAGCAGGGGGCGATGGATTCCTtgctctattttttaaaaaaatttggcatATCATTAGTAAAGAAGTGGGGGAGTTTTGTCTTAACATTTTTAACGAAGAGGAGTCTTTGGAAAATATTAACTCTACATTTATTGTGTTAACTCTTAAAACTTCTAGACCAGGTAATTTAAGAGATTTTAGACCTATTAGCCTTTGTTCTGTTTTATACAAAATTATCTCAAAAGTGGTGGCTAATCGATTTCGGAACGTGCTTGATGTATACATTGATAAAGCACAAAGTGCGTTTGTATCAAGAAGAATGATTATTGATAATGTTCTCATTGCTTATGAGATTTTGCATATGCTCAAGTAGAAAAGAGTGGGGAAAGTAAGTTCATTTTTTCTTAAGCTCAATATGAGCAAGGCATATGATAGAGTGGAATGCGGATTTATTTAAGAAATGATGGTAAAAATGGGCTTTGATGTGAAGTGGATTAATTTCATAATGAGATGTATTATTTTCGTTTCTTATTCTGTTTGTTTAAATGGAGAAAGAGGGGAGAAGTTTGAACCAAATAGAGGGCTAAGACAAGGCGACCCTCTTagccccttttttatttttaatctgtGGGGAGAGACTCTCAGCGTTAATGAGAATGGGCTAGTAAGGGAAGAAAAATAATAGGAGTGAAGGTAAGTAGAAAAGGCCCGGATGTAACATTCCTAACCTACATCCGTCGCAGAAACAGGGTTTCGAAGCATgaccaaaatttacagatcaaatatagacattttcatatcattaaacatatatattgtCCCTTCTGTGAgctctcgaggcccaaaatacatattagaaacaagtcaagactaaatcgggtactcaaatttttttttttgcaaaatgtcaaaattttttccaaggtgcaggggacacacgctcgtgtggccaggccgtgtatctcacacagtcaagagacacacccgtgtctcaggatatgtgggcattcgaagtagggacacacggccatgtcccagcccgtgtccaattTAAGGTACaaattgacttgggtcacacggccaagccacacgcccgtgtgctaggccgtgtgagcatattaacttgcattaaataggtgcaggggtcacaaggccaagccacacgcccgtgtgatcataCTGACTTGTATTAAATAGGTGCAGATGTCACAcaaccaagccacacacccgtgtgctaggtcgtgtaaaaatttctgagcattctgttttgcaattttaaagatgcaggggacacatggccaaaccacacgcctatgtgctaggccatgtgtcacacacggctgagacacacgctcgtgtctctgccaatatggacgaaaataggtcaatTCCAAGGCCactttttctcacccaatttgtcttccacctacatcaaCACTTTAACATTTTCACCAACCAATACAATATATTtaaatcaaaccaaaaccaagttTAACATATATCATAATACCCCATATGTTCAAGTATTCAATCTTACCTAATTGACCATGTAAACCTATATGCATATTTCTCCAATCATATTATCTCAAACCATACATTATCATactcataaattattaattactCAACCACATTAAACACAACAATCATATTAAGccacacatatacatacatataaaaaatatgtcCAACTCAAGTTATTCCAATGGTTATTtacaacaaaatatatttttaagacaaTATTGGCTAaattaccctatacatgccattaataaCCAAAATTAGTTTTCTATATCTACCGAAATGGTCTAATGGTTAGTGTGAAgatatctccgccaagcttccaacccaacaaGCTTCTGACTTACTTGACAATGTTCGTGTACACAAAAGCTACTAATcctctactttctcttttcctcgatttaactCCGTATTTGATCTATCCGAAGCCAATTAAGTAAAATAAGCTTGCTACCTTCAAGTTCTTCTAActagggttttcatgtaaaaataatttgggaaagatgataatatgatgatattttcattatttaatcatttatcatctttttatcttttactttctaatttcatcatttctttatcaattttTCAATTGATGActaatcatacttatctactaactcctcatAATGGTCTATTGCCATATAAGGGCCTTAAAatttgaattccataactatttgaattccatagcaatttggtcattttatcaattaaacatgtaatcggtaaattttgcttaacaaaatatttatatgatatttctatcatacggtagaccataaaataatattaaaataaattttcttccagtcttggatttgtggtcccaaaaccactgttttgatttcactaaaaacgggctgttacaactctccccctttaaaaaattttcgtcctcgaaaatcttaccaataaagaagttcggatattgctttctccttatttattcatgttcccaggtagcttcttctatagTGTGTCATTtccagagaacttttactaaagctacctttttatttctcaattctttcgtCTCACGTGCCAGAATTTTGATCAGttcctcactgtaagtcatatcaggctgaatctcaacctccgTCGGAGAAATAATATGTGAAAGATCTGaccgatatcgtcgtaacatagacacatgaaaaacattatggatctttttTAATTCTAATGGTAAAGCCAGTCGATACATAACATGTCCGATTCTTTTagtgatctcatatggcccaataaattgtggacttagttttcctttacggccaaaccgaagaactttcttccaaggcgaaaccttcAAGAATACCTTATTGCCCacctgaaattctatttcttttcatttaagatcTACATAGGACTTCTGACAATTAGAAGCTGCTTTTAGGCTATCTTGGATTACTtttaccttttcttcggtttcacaaattaaatcaactccatgtatcttatTCTCATTGAGTTTAGTCTAATACAATAGAGTtatacatttacgaccatacagagcttcatatggtgccattttaatgcttgactgataactactattattatatgcgaattcgaCTAACAGCAGATATTTCTCTCAATtaccttcgaattctaaaatAAAACACCTAAGCATATATTCAAGAATTTGTATCACATGTTCGAACTGACCAGcagtttgaggatggaatgcagtgctTAAATGTAATTGTGTATTGtatacccagagcttcttgcaacttgTTTCAGAATCGGGATGTGAACCGTGGATCTCTATCGGAAATAATGGAGACTgacactccatgtagtctgacaatttcagaaacatataattctgctAATCTAACCAGGGAGAAATCCATACATACCGAAATGAAATGTGTAGACTTTGTCAATCAGTCAAcgattacccaaatgacatcttttttttttagagATAAGGGTAACCCTAATATAAAGTCTATAGTAACTCTTTCTTGTCGCATCCTCCTCATGGAACTGATCTATCTTTCCTTGGAACTGGTTTATCTTTCTTTGAAACTGCCACAATGCTTCGACAGGTATCCAACTTACTTTGCTGTCGGGAAGTCCCTTCCATTAAATTAAGTATTCATGCCGCAGTCAATGGTACTTTCGTCTAATCACACGATCTGCCTCAATATTTTCAACTTCACAGTCGTAAGAGACCTTTACCCCTATTGGTACTCGttcgaacttacctcgattcagATCCTCTTGATCCCCATGGAATGGCTTAAGCATGCTTACATAAAATACTGGGTGGACTTTGAGCTTTTCTGGAAACGCAAGCTTGTAAGCCACCTTGCCTACTCCCTTCACAACTTTAAACGATCCTCATAGCTTCGCACAAGCCCCTTGTGCAAACCTGTCTATCGCAACATCAAGTGTAGTTAGGAAAAGACAGAGTCACCCACCTGAAATTGCATATCTCTTCGATTCTGATCGACCCACTTCTTGTTgcgcttacttgccttgtgtaaaCAAGCTCAAGCCAAGTCAATCTTCTCTTGCCAATCTTTCGCAAATTGATAAGCTACAGGATTTGGTCTTGTATAATGGGTCACCACAGCGTTGGGTGTAAGTGGATGTTGGCCCGTCACTATCTCGAACAGGCTTTGATTTGTGGCCCCACTTTGCTGCAAGTTTTATGAAAATTGGGCCACATCCAATAACTTTGGCCAATCCTTTTGTGTAGCACTCACATAGTGCCGAAGATATGTTTCCAACAACGCATTCactcgttcagtttgcccatcTGTTTGCAGATGTATGCTTATGGAAAAGTTCAACTTTGAGCCCATTGACTTGAACAACTTTATCTAGAACCGACTCGTAAATTACCCATCTTGATCACTGATAGTAGACAGTGGTACTCCCTAATATTTCACCACGTGTCTAAGAAATAAATGGGCTGGCTCCTTAGTAGGGCACTCATTGGAATAAACGTCGCATACTTTGAAAAACTATCCACCACAACAAGAATACTTGCAAACCCAtcagacttaggcaaaccaacaataaaatccatggatacacTTTCTCATGGTCTTTCCAAAATGGACAAGGGTTGTAACAAACCGGCCGGACTCTTTAACTCGACCTTGTCTTGTTGGCATGCTAGACAAGTATTCACATAGGTCTCCATATCTCACCCATATGAGGCCAATAATAACGATCCTCCAAAAGGGCTAAGGTTCGGTGCATCCCTGGATGGCCCGTCCATCTCGAGTCATGACACTCCTTCATGACTTCCTTGTGTACTTTCCCATAGTAGGGCACATAGAGACAGTGCCCACGAGCGTATAGTAGCTCCCTATCAAGCCAAAATCTCCTCGTTTTCCTCTCCTTGGCTAGCTCAATCAAGCTTTTGGCCATAGGATCATAGGACAATCCCTCTTGAATGTGCTCTAAAAAGGACCCATCGGGTTGGATGATTGCCGCATATTCCATCTTTCGGCTAAGTGCATCAGCCATAATGTTGGCACTCCCTGGCTTATACTCTATGTAAAATCAAACTCAGCTAGGAAAATCTGCCAACGAGCCTATTAGGAAGATAACTTTTCTATGTTAGAAAAAAACTGTTGACAATGTTATCGGTAAGGACCACGAACCTAGAACCcaataaataatgcctccatatGCGCAAGGAATGCACCACAGCGGTCATTTCCTTTTcttggaccatgtatcttcactCTGTCTCATTtagctttcgactctcgaaagtAATTGGATGCCCATCTTACGTCAGTACTCCCCCAATGACATAATCTGATGCATCCGTGCATGCCTCATAAGGCTTCGAGTAATCCGACAATGTAAGTATGGGCTCCCACGTCATCACTTGCTTCAATTGATTAAAGGCCCTATCACACTGTGGATTCCAATCCCATACTTTACCATTTTTCAACATGTCTGTCAAATGTGCGGTAATTCTAGAGTAGCCTTCTATAAAACGTCAATAGTAATTTGCCAACCCAAGGAAGATTTCAACTCTGTCACATTGGTTGAAGACTCCCACTTAACAATGGCCCGAATCTTCCTCTCATCCATCCGAATCTTGCCACATCCCACAATGTGGCCTAAAAATGACACCTCTTATTGAGCAAATGAGTATTTCTCCTCTTTGACAAACAACTCATTTTCCCTTAAAGTTTGGAACACTTCCCTCAAATGTTCCATATGCTCGTCAAGTGACTTACTGTATACCACAATATTTtcaaggtaaacaaccacaaaacTATCAATGAAaggttgaagtaccttattcatcagggtgcagaatgtagctggggcattcgtgagtccgaatggcattaccaagaaCTCATACTAACCATATTGCGTCACACAAGCTATCTTTGGTTCGTCCCCCTCAGCTATCCAAACTTAATGGTACCCTGATCTTAAGTccaacttggtaaaccatctCGCACTACCAAACCAATCAAACAAGTCTGCAATAAAATGAATAAGGTACCTATTTTTCACACTGATCTTGTTTAGAGCCCGATAATTAATGCACATATTTAACGATCCATCATGTTTCTTTTGAAACAATACCGGTACATCATACGGAGATTTAGATGGCCTAATGAATCCCTCATCTAAAAGCTCCTTCAACTATTTTTGTAGTTCTTCCAATTCCGGCGAGGACATACAGTATGGGGCTTAGTTGGCGGCACTATGTTGGTAACTTTGTGGGCATCACATCTCGAAAAGATTT encodes:
- the LOC107925024 gene encoding non-functional pseudokinase ZED1: MLKEGEMGSCFRIKRQSKDEGPLLKNGSVLLEKLIASSDGKCNPICTFSAEELSEAAKGYDVGQEISRYVHFVLYKGFLRGREISVKRYGSYNKCLETAITDIVISSQMSVHKNVLKLIGCCLETQNPVLVYEYGGEKNLQRLMLDVSDGQLEPLTWKSRIKIATDIANAVAYLHTALSRPAINRGLSLISIVIDTNYVAKLSDFSLSVAIPKGKSHVVEDTISGVVGYIAPEVLECKINEKADVYSFGILLLELLTRRKSGDHNVEEAPFRAFVSNYVESNRLTEIVDQSILSERINGNELVSLAKIALCCTQENPENRPMITDVAKQLRLLNKDCKLC